One window from the genome of Hippocampus zosterae strain Florida chromosome 7, ASM2543408v3, whole genome shotgun sequence encodes:
- the tmem184ba gene encoding transmembrane protein 184ba isoform X1 encodes MAVIEMQRLWRRDVPLSERLGAGSPLAETPGSPAATPAPGGPNISWLRDAPLLSQDLPTFLMTPTAQAVTGFFVWTALILTCHQIYMHLRFYSSPREQRHIVRILFIVPIYAIDSWLSLLFFTNDQYYVYFDTVRDCYEAFVIYNFLSLCYEYLGGESAIMAEIRGKPIESSCMFGTCCLKGKAYSIGFLRFCKQATLQFCVVKPLMATITVILQAYGKYKDGDFNAASGYIYVTIICNISVSLSLYALFLFYFATRDLLRPYGPMLKFVMVKLVIFLSFWQGVFLAIMEKCGAIPQINSVEVSVGEGTVAAGYQNFIICIEMFFAALVLRFAFTYKVYVDKSMSAQGPLPTSGEFGSCAPMKSISSSLKETMNPGDMVQDAIHNFSPAYQQYTQQSTLEQGVAPPVSRSIGGVNSHGDTEKTLLLSSDDEF; translated from the exons ATGCAGAGGCTATGGAGACGAGACGTGCCTCTCTCGGAGAGGCTGGGGGCAGGCTCCCCATTGGCTGAAACGCCAGGCTCACCGGCGGCGACGCCGGCCCCAGGAGGGCCCAACATCTCCTGGCTCCGCGATGCCCCTTTGTTAAGCCAGGACCTGCCCACGTTCCTCATGACCCCCACGGCCCAGGCCGTGACGGGATTTTTCGTCTGGACCGCCCTCATCCTCACCTGTCACCAG atctaCATGCACCTGCGTTTTTATAGCTCCCCCCGGGAGCAGCGACACATTGTCCGGATCCTCTTCATCGTCCCCATCTACGCCATCGATTCTTGGCTCAGCCTCCTCTTCTTCACCAACGACCAGTACTACGTGTACTTCGACACCGTCAGGGACTGCTACGAAG CATTTGTGATCTACAACTTCCTGAGTTTGTGTTACGAATACCTTGGAGGAGAGAGCGCCATCATGGCAGAGATCCGAGGGAAACCCATCGA GTCCAGCTGCATGTTCGGCACGTGCTGCTTGAAGGGAAAGGCCTACTCCATCGGCTTCCTGCGCTTCTGCAAGCAGGCCACGCTGCAGTTCTGCGTGGTCAAGCCGCTCATGGCCACCATTACCGTCATCCTGCAGGCGTACGGGAAATACAAAGACGGAGATTTCAA CGCCGCCAGCGGTTACATCTACGTCACCATCATCTGCAACATCTCGGTCAGCCTGTCGCTGTACGCCCTCTTCCTCTTCTACTTTGCCACCCGCGACCTGCTCAGACCTTACGGGCCCATGCTCAAGTTCGTCATGGTCAAGTTGGTCATCTTCCTCTCCTTCTGGCAAG GCGTGTTTCTGGCCATCATGGAGAAGTGCGGCGCCATCCCCCAGATTAACTCGGTGGAGGTGTCGGTCGGCGAGGGCACCGTCGCCGCCGGTTACCAGAACTTCATCATTTGCATCGAGATGTTTTTTGCCGCGCTGGTCCTGCGCTTCGCTTTCACGTACAAAGTCTACGTGGACAAAAGTATGAGCGCACAAG GACCCCTTCCAACCAGTGGAGAGTTTG GCAGCTGCGCCCCGATGAAGAGCATCTCCAGCAGCCTGAAGGAGACGATGAACCCGGGCGACATGGTCCAGGACGCCATTCACAACTTCTCGCCGGCCTACCAACAGTACACCCAGCAGTCCACACTGGAGCAGGGCGT
- the tmem184ba gene encoding transmembrane protein 184ba isoform X2 → MQRLWRRDVPLSERLGAGSPLAETPGSPAATPAPGGPNISWLRDAPLLSQDLPTFLMTPTAQAVTGFFVWTALILTCHQIYMHLRFYSSPREQRHIVRILFIVPIYAIDSWLSLLFFTNDQYYVYFDTVRDCYEAFVIYNFLSLCYEYLGGESAIMAEIRGKPIESSCMFGTCCLKGKAYSIGFLRFCKQATLQFCVVKPLMATITVILQAYGKYKDGDFNAASGYIYVTIICNISVSLSLYALFLFYFATRDLLRPYGPMLKFVMVKLVIFLSFWQGVFLAIMEKCGAIPQINSVEVSVGEGTVAAGYQNFIICIEMFFAALVLRFAFTYKVYVDKSMSAQGPLPTSGEFGSCAPMKSISSSLKETMNPGDMVQDAIHNFSPAYQQYTQQSTLEQGVAPPVSRSIGGVNSHGDTEKTLLLSSDDEF, encoded by the exons ATGCAGAGGCTATGGAGACGAGACGTGCCTCTCTCGGAGAGGCTGGGGGCAGGCTCCCCATTGGCTGAAACGCCAGGCTCACCGGCGGCGACGCCGGCCCCAGGAGGGCCCAACATCTCCTGGCTCCGCGATGCCCCTTTGTTAAGCCAGGACCTGCCCACGTTCCTCATGACCCCCACGGCCCAGGCCGTGACGGGATTTTTCGTCTGGACCGCCCTCATCCTCACCTGTCACCAG atctaCATGCACCTGCGTTTTTATAGCTCCCCCCGGGAGCAGCGACACATTGTCCGGATCCTCTTCATCGTCCCCATCTACGCCATCGATTCTTGGCTCAGCCTCCTCTTCTTCACCAACGACCAGTACTACGTGTACTTCGACACCGTCAGGGACTGCTACGAAG CATTTGTGATCTACAACTTCCTGAGTTTGTGTTACGAATACCTTGGAGGAGAGAGCGCCATCATGGCAGAGATCCGAGGGAAACCCATCGA GTCCAGCTGCATGTTCGGCACGTGCTGCTTGAAGGGAAAGGCCTACTCCATCGGCTTCCTGCGCTTCTGCAAGCAGGCCACGCTGCAGTTCTGCGTGGTCAAGCCGCTCATGGCCACCATTACCGTCATCCTGCAGGCGTACGGGAAATACAAAGACGGAGATTTCAA CGCCGCCAGCGGTTACATCTACGTCACCATCATCTGCAACATCTCGGTCAGCCTGTCGCTGTACGCCCTCTTCCTCTTCTACTTTGCCACCCGCGACCTGCTCAGACCTTACGGGCCCATGCTCAAGTTCGTCATGGTCAAGTTGGTCATCTTCCTCTCCTTCTGGCAAG GCGTGTTTCTGGCCATCATGGAGAAGTGCGGCGCCATCCCCCAGATTAACTCGGTGGAGGTGTCGGTCGGCGAGGGCACCGTCGCCGCCGGTTACCAGAACTTCATCATTTGCATCGAGATGTTTTTTGCCGCGCTGGTCCTGCGCTTCGCTTTCACGTACAAAGTCTACGTGGACAAAAGTATGAGCGCACAAG GACCCCTTCCAACCAGTGGAGAGTTTG GCAGCTGCGCCCCGATGAAGAGCATCTCCAGCAGCCTGAAGGAGACGATGAACCCGGGCGACATGGTCCAGGACGCCATTCACAACTTCTCGCCGGCCTACCAACAGTACACCCAGCAGTCCACACTGGAGCAGGGCGT
- the tmem184ba gene encoding transmembrane protein 184ba isoform X3, with protein MAVIEMQRLWRRDVPLSERLGAGSPLAETPGSPAATPAPGGPNISWLRDAPLLSQDLPTFLMTPTAQAVTGFFVWTALILTCHQIYMHLRFYSSPREQRHIVRILFIVPIYAIDSWLSLLFFTNDQYYVYFDTVRDCYEAFVIYNFLSLCYEYLGGESAIMAEIRGKPIESSCMFGTCCLKGKAYSIGFLRFCKQATLQFCVVKPLMATITVILQAYGKYKDGDFNAASGYIYVTIICNISVSLSLYALFLFYFATRDLLRPYGPMLKFVMVKLVIFLSFWQGVFLAIMEKCGAIPQINSVEVSVGEGTVAAGYQNFIICIEMFFAALVLRFAFTYKVYVDKSMSAQGSCAPMKSISSSLKETMNPGDMVQDAIHNFSPAYQQYTQQSTLEQGVAPPVSRSIGGVNSHGDTEKTLLLSSDDEF; from the exons ATGCAGAGGCTATGGAGACGAGACGTGCCTCTCTCGGAGAGGCTGGGGGCAGGCTCCCCATTGGCTGAAACGCCAGGCTCACCGGCGGCGACGCCGGCCCCAGGAGGGCCCAACATCTCCTGGCTCCGCGATGCCCCTTTGTTAAGCCAGGACCTGCCCACGTTCCTCATGACCCCCACGGCCCAGGCCGTGACGGGATTTTTCGTCTGGACCGCCCTCATCCTCACCTGTCACCAG atctaCATGCACCTGCGTTTTTATAGCTCCCCCCGGGAGCAGCGACACATTGTCCGGATCCTCTTCATCGTCCCCATCTACGCCATCGATTCTTGGCTCAGCCTCCTCTTCTTCACCAACGACCAGTACTACGTGTACTTCGACACCGTCAGGGACTGCTACGAAG CATTTGTGATCTACAACTTCCTGAGTTTGTGTTACGAATACCTTGGAGGAGAGAGCGCCATCATGGCAGAGATCCGAGGGAAACCCATCGA GTCCAGCTGCATGTTCGGCACGTGCTGCTTGAAGGGAAAGGCCTACTCCATCGGCTTCCTGCGCTTCTGCAAGCAGGCCACGCTGCAGTTCTGCGTGGTCAAGCCGCTCATGGCCACCATTACCGTCATCCTGCAGGCGTACGGGAAATACAAAGACGGAGATTTCAA CGCCGCCAGCGGTTACATCTACGTCACCATCATCTGCAACATCTCGGTCAGCCTGTCGCTGTACGCCCTCTTCCTCTTCTACTTTGCCACCCGCGACCTGCTCAGACCTTACGGGCCCATGCTCAAGTTCGTCATGGTCAAGTTGGTCATCTTCCTCTCCTTCTGGCAAG GCGTGTTTCTGGCCATCATGGAGAAGTGCGGCGCCATCCCCCAGATTAACTCGGTGGAGGTGTCGGTCGGCGAGGGCACCGTCGCCGCCGGTTACCAGAACTTCATCATTTGCATCGAGATGTTTTTTGCCGCGCTGGTCCTGCGCTTCGCTTTCACGTACAAAGTCTACGTGGACAAAAGTATGAGCGCACAAG GCAGCTGCGCCCCGATGAAGAGCATCTCCAGCAGCCTGAAGGAGACGATGAACCCGGGCGACATGGTCCAGGACGCCATTCACAACTTCTCGCCGGCCTACCAACAGTACACCCAGCAGTCCACACTGGAGCAGGGCGT